The following are encoded together in the Tepidiforma bonchosmolovskayae genome:
- the fdhF gene encoding formate dehydrogenase subunit alpha, protein MERKTVSTCPFCGVGCGIVVHTRDDRITWVDDDPANPSSRGMLCVKGRFGIPFVQHPDRLTTPLVRRDGELQPASWDEALDLVAERLLDYRGAFGSFASAKATNEDAFVQQKFVRLVMGTNNIDHCTRLCHSPSVEAMLVQLGSGATSNSYIDYEEASCLVVVGCDPDSNHPVIASRMRKAVDDHGTKLVVVNPKRIDLASRADVFLQPAPGTDVALFNGMARAILDEGLEDRGFIAARTEGFEAWRAVVMERTVEEYAQACGVDPHALRLAARLYARPPARRGLPADERPGSCLAWGMGITQHTHGTDNAHALINLALLAGQLGRPGCGISPLRGQNNVQGCGDAGCIPDSLPGYQPYRDDVVARFEEAWHAGIPREPGIKATDMVERIATGEIRAMYIVGENPLLSEPNLAHAGDLFRRLDFLVVQDLFLHETAELADVVLPACSFAEKDGTFTNSERRVQRVRQAVPRVGQSRADWEIICDLARRMAPHVGVDPGQFAYRSAADVFAEMARLTPQLRGISYERLEREGGIQWPCPSPDHPGTRYLYAQSFPRGLGKFVPVRQAAPAAELPDADYPLILNTGRVLYHWHGGTLTRRVQALLDQVSEVPVTIHPGEAERFGIADGDEVVVRSRRGRLTGRAIVTDAVRAGSVFVPFVKLRESAANFLTNNAYDEPSRIPEYKVCAVRVEKKRPRDTALTGGQPTASRDR, encoded by the coding sequence CTCACCACGCCGCTGGTCCGCCGCGACGGCGAACTTCAGCCCGCAAGCTGGGACGAAGCCCTGGACCTCGTGGCCGAGCGGCTCCTCGACTACCGCGGCGCCTTCGGCAGTTTCGCGAGCGCGAAGGCGACCAACGAGGACGCCTTCGTCCAGCAGAAGTTCGTCCGGCTGGTGATGGGGACGAACAACATCGACCACTGCACCCGGCTCTGCCATTCCCCGAGCGTGGAGGCGATGCTGGTCCAGCTTGGCAGCGGGGCAACGAGCAACTCCTACATCGACTACGAGGAGGCGTCGTGCCTGGTCGTCGTCGGATGCGACCCCGATTCGAACCACCCGGTCATCGCCTCGCGGATGCGCAAGGCGGTCGACGACCATGGGACGAAACTGGTAGTCGTCAACCCGAAGCGGATCGACCTCGCAAGCCGGGCCGACGTCTTCCTGCAGCCCGCGCCTGGGACCGATGTCGCCCTGTTCAACGGCATGGCCCGCGCCATCCTCGACGAGGGGCTCGAAGACCGCGGCTTCATCGCGGCGCGGACGGAGGGGTTCGAAGCCTGGCGGGCAGTCGTGATGGAACGGACCGTGGAGGAGTACGCCCAGGCGTGCGGGGTTGATCCGCACGCACTCCGGCTGGCCGCCCGCCTGTATGCCCGGCCGCCGGCCCGGCGCGGCCTGCCCGCGGATGAACGCCCTGGGAGCTGCCTTGCCTGGGGCATGGGCATCACCCAGCACACCCACGGGACGGATAACGCGCATGCGCTCATTAACCTGGCGCTGCTCGCGGGCCAGCTGGGCCGGCCGGGCTGCGGGATTTCGCCGCTGCGCGGCCAGAACAACGTGCAGGGCTGCGGGGATGCCGGCTGTATCCCGGACTCGCTGCCCGGGTACCAGCCGTATCGGGACGACGTTGTCGCGCGCTTCGAGGAGGCCTGGCATGCCGGCATTCCCCGCGAGCCGGGCATCAAGGCAACCGACATGGTCGAGCGTATCGCGACCGGCGAGATCCGGGCGATGTACATCGTCGGCGAGAACCCGCTGCTCTCCGAACCGAACCTGGCGCATGCGGGCGACCTCTTCCGTCGGCTCGATTTTCTCGTCGTGCAGGACCTGTTCCTTCACGAGACCGCAGAACTTGCCGACGTGGTGCTGCCAGCCTGCTCGTTCGCCGAGAAAGACGGGACGTTTACCAACAGCGAGCGAAGGGTTCAGCGGGTGCGCCAGGCTGTCCCGCGGGTCGGGCAGTCCCGCGCCGACTGGGAGATTATCTGCGACCTGGCCCGCCGGATGGCTCCGCACGTCGGGGTCGACCCGGGCCAGTTCGCGTACCGGTCCGCCGCAGACGTTTTCGCCGAGATGGCGCGGCTGACACCGCAGCTCCGCGGCATCAGCTATGAGCGGCTGGAACGCGAGGGCGGCATCCAGTGGCCCTGCCCGTCCCCCGACCACCCGGGCACCCGATATCTCTACGCACAGAGCTTCCCGCGGGGGCTCGGAAAGTTCGTGCCGGTCCGCCAGGCCGCGCCCGCGGCCGAACTGCCCGACGCGGACTACCCGCTCATCCTCAACACTGGCCGGGTGCTCTACCACTGGCACGGCGGCACCCTGACCCGGCGCGTCCAGGCCCTGCTGGACCAGGTGAGCGAGGTGCCGGTTACCATCCACCCCGGCGAGGCGGAGCGGTTTGGCATCGCCGACGGCGACGAAGTGGTGGTCCGCTCCCGTCGCGGGCGGCTTACCGGGAGAGCCATCGTCACCGATGCCGTGCGGGCAGGCTCGGTCTTCGTTCCATTCGTCAAACTTCGCGAGAGCGCCGCCAACTTCCTGACGAACAACGCCTACGATGAACCCTCGCGCATCCCGGAGTACAAGGTCTGCGCAGTGCGGGTCGAGAAGAAGCGGCCGCGGGATACAGCGCTCACCGGCGGGCAGCCCACTGCTTCGCGTGATAGGTGA